In the genome of Melospiza melodia melodia isolate bMelMel2 chromosome 11, bMelMel2.pri, whole genome shotgun sequence, the window GATGTGAACCTAAATTTTTACAGCTCATCTGTCAGTCCAGAACCACAGAGGTATAAACAAAGGCTGTGAGAAAAGAGTGAGGATTCATTAATGTACACAGTCCTGCAAAACTAGGGCATGTTTTCACTGCAGAACCCTTAAAAATATGGAAACTGTTACCACAGCTGGTAAGACGGAATCAATGGTTTGGCTATTTCAAACTGCAGCAAATTGTTccaaaaactttttttaaaagtatCACACAAAGATGCAAAACAGTATAAAAACTTGCAACACCTACACAATTTAGAAGGAACTCTTCAGTTATGTCCTCTTCCAGGAGCTGCTCAACAATAGACAATGCTTTTTTCTCACATTCAATCTTGTGTCTCAGTGCAGCCTCCAGAGCTGCTTTCCTGTAACAGAACAGACATGGAATGATACAGAGGGCAGACTCCATAAACAATTTTCTAAtcatatttttatctttttttctgaaatacagCTTATATTTTTCTGTATCACACCATGTTGGCCAAACAAGTAACAAGTAACTGGACTAGTAATTCTGTTACAACTACAAAgggttatatattttatattggtTTGCTTTATTTGCTGGTCAAGAAAAGTATTGACTCTTACTATATTGCAATACATTCCCAAATTTTCTTGCAAGAGGGAAATCCAGAACTGGCTGGACAAAGAACCTGGGACAATTTATGGAGTGTTGTCAGGAAAACAGGAACTGGGTAAGACATGAAgaatgggaagaaaaaaagaactaGGACATGACTGTGAGGTTACAAAGTAAAGGTAGGAATAAAATTAACAAATGTCTTCTCCTGAGTGTTTTTTAATGTAAATAATTATAAATGGCAGGTATGTAAAGAAGTTAAGACAACAAAAAGCAAGCAATCAATTTTGGACATCAGATTACAAACTTTTAGTTTATTACACAATGCTCAGATATGCATGCTGTTAGAAGCTACACAGCATCAGTCCAAACATGTCCTACATGATGTTGATGCTGGTGATTTACTGAAATTCATTGTGGTACTCTGAGAAAGCAAAGCCTCTGCAGTACACAGACTGTAATTCCAAAGTGAGATAAAACAACACAAATATCACATACTGTTCCTCAGAAATTATACCTTTGAGCAGCATCTTCATTTTTCTGAGCAGCTGAATGCTTATTTCCTAGAAATCAAATATACAAATTAGCGTACTTTCTTAACAGTGGAAGATGCTGGAACGTGAAAAATATTAAAACGTCTAAACTGTAAGCACAACCAAGATAATTTCTTAGTAATTATTACTGCTTTTGATGGCTGTGATTTCAGTAAGCTGGTATGCAACTACCATTTAGATACACTTTTTAAAGTGCGAAAAGAGACAGGCCCAACTTGTATCGTACTTTCATTCACCACGTTCTGTAtacaaaaaaaaggggaaaaaattctgaaaaaatttTGTGCCCGCCACAGACCCGCCGTGTCTCTTTACCCCGCTGGTAAAGCCCAGTTTTACCCCGGCcgtccccagagctgccccaccgCAGAGCTTTGCTCCGGGCCAGCTCCACCGCCGGTACCTGACACGGAGCCGCTATTGCCGCTCTCGGAGCCGCCCAGGACGGCCCCTGACCCAGCTCCCGACCCGGCTGTCCCGAGCAGCCGCTCCCCCACGACAAGGGCAACAGCAGGGGAGACACCGCGCTGTCACCCTGGGAAGGACGCAGCGCTCCGGGCAGGGCTCAGCGCTGTGACCGCTCAGCTGCACGGCCGCCATCACAACCCGTCCCCGCCGCTCCGAGCGGGCCGGGACGGGCCGGCCCCTTACGGCCTGAGGGGACCAAGGGTCCCGGCCTTGCCTCGTCCGGCCCGTCCCTCATCACGGCTCCGCACTCGGCCCGGCACAGGCCCACAGAGCCGACCTCGGCCGGTTCGCCGCTCCCCTCGGCACGGCAGCTTGGGCGAGTCCGCCACAGTGCCAGTCTGGGGGCACAGGAAGAGCCCAAAGCGCCAggcggggggagcgggggctGCCGCGCGATCCCGGCGCCCACCTGCGCGCCGCCGCCGGGGCTTGCCCGTCCCGGCGGCCATCATCGCCATCAGCGCTGCTCCGCCCGCCGACCTCTCACCCAGGGCGGAGCCGGGAGAGGCGGCGGCGCGGAGCTGAGGGGTTCCTCTGGCAGGGGCTGAGGTGAGGTGAGGTCAGGTGGTGTCGCTCTCGGTGCCGGAGAGGCGGCAGCGCGGAGCTGAGGGGTTCCTCTGGCAGGGGCTGAGGTGAGGTGGAGCTGAGGGGTTCCTGTGGCAGGGGCTGAGGTGAGGCGGTTCGGTGCCTTTGTGGCTTTTCATTCGGCCGTGTGTTTACAGGCTGAGGCTGGCAGCCTTTTCGTCCCAGCCTGGGTGTTTTGCCACCCAGAGAAAGGGTCGGGATATCTGTTTATTAGGAGGGAATTTGGTGAGTATTAATAGAACGTTTCACATGATTCAGATGCTGTCCACTTGCCGCTGAAACCTCCTAAAAGATTCAGCTGGAAACCGGATTAAGTATTAAGGCCGGAGACCATCTGCGAGCCCTGTCAGTAAATCCCTGCAGCACGGTGGGTGCTTGGGGCGCCTTTCCAGGCTGTAAGTACATTGTGAAGTTACTGAGGGCTGAAAATGCAACAGTACTGGTGTTCGAAAGTATGTTAAATTATTTTGGTGGGATTAGTAACATTCTGTAAAATGAAAAGATTAAATAATACAACGTGTGGTAAGAAAGTATGTGGTAATGATCTGGGTAAAATGACGGGCTAGAAAGGATACGTTTCAGTGACATACAGATGTCAGAATGGGCCGTGAAGAATAGAAAGTGAGTTGTTTATTCTTTGAATAAGAAAGTCACACACAGATGCCTTATAAACTTTTGTGAGTTGTCCCCTTTTATGAGCATCTAGATAGGTTCTTTATCTGTGTATTGTCTTGTGTAGGTGCGCTGGTGTTTGGCCAGTGTCAGCCCACCACATTCAGTCAAACATAAGAAGAAAGGCTGAGGACATTGCATGGAGACACCTGTGTTTTGATGAATAGTTATCTAATTAACCGAATGTAGGGGTAATTGGCAGTCATAGTGGTCATATAACCAGGTTTAGGCCCATGGCATTACTTAAAACCATAAAGATTATGACTGCTGCTATGGTATATCATATAGGATAACCAGGCTTGATTGCATTTGTAATTCACGGTCCTGGCTACTTAAAACTTGGTATGTACTTGATATTACTCAAGTGTTATAACTTTGTTGTTTTTAGCAAGAAAGTTTTAAATGTTAATACCTAGAGGTAAAAAGTCATTGAACTAGTCCAACCTAGAcactagaaaaaaataaatgaaactaCACATGTAATCTTCACTGGACTGTTGCTATAAGCTGGCATGGTGTTTGGATCAGTGCCTTCACATTGCAGATATTGGGTTAGTGTGTTCCAGTCAGGGCTGAGCAGAAGCCCCTCTTGTCAGAGTAGTCACAGAAAATGTAGTGTGTCATGGGTGTGCACACTTGGTGTGCAGTGAGCCCAGACTTGCTCTGTGTTAGCTGCATTTTCCATGTATGTGTCACTGAAACCTTCATGCTTCTTAAGATGACCCAGATAGTACTTGAAAAATTGTTTCCCGTTACATAGAATGCAGGTTGTTTCCTGTCTGTAATTCTGTCTCCTGCAAATATGGGGAGTAGAGTAATATAGCATATACTTTGTAAAAAAAGAGTTTTCCCTTATTCTAATTATGTAGTCTTAATATTTGTCTAGGTTGTTCTTATTCCTCCATTAATATTTTTCATGGTAATGTGATTATTTTTCAGCCTCTGTATTAAGTTCGTGTGATATAATACTGCCCTCTTTAATTTATAATAAATTTTCATGCCAGAAGAACACAGTCAAACTCTAATGGCAGTTGATGAACTTCAAGCCATAATACAAAGATGTGTAAGTAGTTTTCTTTCCTTAGAAGTAACAAGTGTCAGTAGTGTGATTTCTTTTCATATATTAGAATTAAAGCCAAAATGACCTCAAAAGACAAGTCAGTTGTTGGTAGAACTCTtcatggggcagctgagttcagcCTCCATGTTTCATTGACTTCTCTGTGGTGCTTATCCCAAGAAGCTTGGTTATTTCTGCTTCTTGGAGATGGAAGTGTTCTTGTACCTAGGAACAAAAGCTGGTAGTTGTAGAAAACACATCTTCCAAAGAGAATGCTGTAGTCTAGACTTAGTGCTATTGAAATACTGCCTTGTCTTGTGTAGTAACTTGGTAGCTTTTTTAATATGTGGAAAATGTATAAAAGTTACAATGATACTACATTTAATTTTGAAATGAAAGCATGGATTTTCTTACTTCTTAATTGACTTTGATAAGTATGGAGTTAAACATTCATATTTTCTTTCTAGCAAATTCTGGAAGAAGCTGATTTCAAAGGAGAAGATTTTAATCTGTTTCAGGTAGCAGGTCAGAAGTGTTTGGAAGATGGATATGCAGCTCAGTTATTAGAAGTAATTCAAAATGAGAAAAACAAGGTGAGTTTAAGTTTGCACTACATATTAGTGTTTATTAACATCATTAATATAAAACTGCTTATTAAGAAGGAAAAGCTACTTTCTCTGTGGAGCAAGGCTGTACATATGAATAGCTAATGGGTTGCTCTGTGTTAAGTGCACATAATTCTGTATTCAGGTAGCTCACAGAAACCCAAGTCATGGTAATCTTAATAAAGCCATTAATAACTCCTCTGTGAGTGAAGCAGagggaaaagaaagcagaaaagcataatgaggagaaacagacagTGTCCCACTTCCACAGGACAGGGATTTCAGGTGGTGTACTGGGTCTGGATGGCATGGGGTTGGCTTTCTTCATGGCAGCCTGcatagtgctgtgttttggatttgtgaccaAAAAGGTGCTGATAATACACCAGTGTTTCAACTACTGCTGATCAGTGCTTGTGCAGCATCAAGGCCTTCTCCCTTTCTCACTCTGCCCCCAGTGAGCAGAGAATTtgggaggaggcacagctggacAGCTGACCCAAAGCAGTGAGGTGCTCCAAACCATACAACACTGTGCTCAGCAGTAAAGACACGTGGGTAGGGACCCATTCCAAAGCAGCTGTTGTTTGGAGGCTGGTTGGGCATTGGTCTCCTCATGGGAGATGATCTGCATCATTGCCCATCATTCcctgctgtattttgtgtttcACTAATTACATTGGCCTTATCTCATCTCTGGAGTTCCTCTGTTTTGCTCTTTTGACTCTGGCCCCGATCCCACTGAGGGACAAGAGCAAGCCAGCAGCTGAGGGGTGCTTCATTGCTGTTGGGGGTCAGCCTACCACAAATGGATATAGCAATACTGGCCAATTACAGGAGCCAGCTAGGCTGATGCTAATTTGAAATACTAATGTCTGTGGGCACTAGGGATACTGAGACAATATACCAAATTGAGCAGAGATAAATAGGAAGTTCAGAAAGAAAGTGAAGGGTAGAATATTTTAGCAATGTTACATGGAGTTCATAATCTATTACAGGGGGTTCACAGTCTGGTTTTGAATTTTGTGAGTTTGGAGTAACAACTGAAAGTCTCAATCTCCTCATGAATAATTTGTCCAAGTGTTCTTTTAGCACAACTCCTCTGCTCAGTCCCATTTTAAATGTATTGTCATGGACATGTAGAAGTATTGACATGTCAATAATTAGAAGAAAACTATACAAAATTTGTGTTTATAGGTATGGGCAGAGGACACAATGTGTGTCAAATTATGGTAACAGTTGCCAAATATTCAATGACAGTGATAGTTTTAACCAGGACATTGATCTGTTGTTGCTTTTGGTCTTTATGTATACAATCTTTCTGGGTTTAAAAGAAATCCAGTTTTGGTTTATTCTCTGAATATCTGTTTCTTAGGTTATCATCAAGAATATGGGTTGGAATCTCATTTCTCCTCTTGTTAGATGTATTTTTATGTATAAACAAGAGGATGATAAGCGAGAACACTGCCTGAGGATACTGGATCAGTTGGCACAGGTATGGTTTTGAAATACATGATTATGATACAACAATGTTAGGGAAGTTCTGCACAAAAAGGGGTTCAAGATCATTAATCCATGAAGCTAATACACCAAAGGCCAATTACACAAACATGTTTGTACAATTTGATTCTGACAATATTTGTGTAATGAATCTACATCACTACTTGGGTAAGCTGCTCTTAGTTTAACATTCCCTTGCCTCAGTTTAAAGGTGCAGAGAATTCTGAATTCATGGTGCATGTTCAGTGGGTAGGGCTCTTTGTTTGGAAGTGGTAGGCTCAGCATCAGAGGTGTGGTTTTCATATGAAAATGAGCTAAGTTGATCTGAAGGACACAATCTTACCTGATTTAGCTAGCTTGAGTAAAACTTACAGTACATTGCTAAATGTCTTTTCTAGTATCTAATTCAAGGTCTCTCCCTTCATGTTCCCTCTTTAGTTGTTTCAAAACTGTGCTGCAGGACCTTGCCATTTTCCACTTATCTCTGTCTGAATAGTATTTATTGTTCTCTATTTTATGATTCACTCAGAAAAGTCTTTTCCTTAAATCCTTCACCCTTCCTCAATATGAGAATCATTACCTGATGATTCTGATGGAGTAGGAGCAGAAAAATGTTTTAACCTGTAAAAGACTAATTCTCTTTCATTTATGCACTCCAAAAGCAACTTGCAAACTTTATAGCTTGAGTTAAATTCACACTCAAATTCTACTTCTCTCTCTGCTCCAAAGAATTACTTTGCAAAGGTACTCTGAGGTTTTTACAACCCATTCAAATCATGTTTAGTGTCAGTTTTATCTCTTATATGTTTTCAGCTCATATGAAAGTGTCATACAGGTATGCTCTACAGTAGATGTTAATTGTAGGCATGTACTTACTGTTTCATATTTGTTTTCTTAAATCTTATCTTGGATGTTCAGATCTTCTCTCTCAACATTCAGGAACTTCTGTATTCCATGTTAATTATTTTTTTGAGTATGACCACGGTTATTTAAAAATATGCATTGTTCCTCTCTTGCAGCTCTGCAATCCAAAGGAACTTTTTTTGGGTTTACTTGAGCAGATTGAGCAGACCTCTGGAGAGCAAGTGTGTCAAACTGTCATGTTATTGCTTCAGCCTTTGCAGACAGGTGGGATTCAGTTTATCATGTGATTTCtgaattaaattattttctcatttatttataaatttagTTTAGCCATTGCTGGAATGGTTTCAGAATAAATCCATCCTGAAAAGCTTTACAGTGTATTATATTCTGCAAAATAACACAAGGCATACATTTCATACTTATATTGGcctgttagaaaaaaaaaaatagatgaaaCTAATAGCATCAATTGAAAAAGCAATATTCAGCTATTTGCCATCATTTACAAGAATGTGGTCCTATGGCAGTTATATTTAGAGGTGTAAAGCACTCCTACTGTTGGTGCAGAAATAGGGAATCACATAGATTCGTGAAATTCTTCATTATCTGACTTTTAAAACATGCAATTCTATTTTTTATAGTCTAAAACTGTAATTTTGACTGAAGCATGTTGAAATACTTTATTGGTGAGGGGGGAATGTTATTCTGGCTCACACATGAAAATTAAAATGTTGGGTTTGGCCAGTCTCTAAGTAGGTAACAAGCAGTACATTCTGTTTTATTATAGAGATGAAATGAAGTGTTGTGTATCAAGTAGAAGACTGATTGTAGCAATCTCCAGGATATGTTATTGTATTGTTAGAATTTAACAAGAGAAATGTGTAATTTTTTTGGGTAGCCATTCTGCAATTAGTCTGCACTGATCCAGCTAAATGGAGAGCCTCTGGTGCTGCTTCCTCAGCCTGGGAGGGCGTCTGTTATTTTTGCCATGGAGTAAAAACCAGGGTCAGTTCTCAGCAGAAAAACTGGGCTATTGTCTCTAGTTTTGCTAAGCACAAAAGGAGTCAAGTACTAAATGCATTTTCTGGGTCAAATATGTATCATTTCACTTAGCCCAGTTCTAGAAAACATTGTTTTAGTTCTCATCCTGCTGCTGTGGAGAAAGGAAGAACATTGAAATGTGTGCCAGATTTAATATTTGTTATTTGCAAATACATGGCCATGGTAACTACAGTATGTTAAATTAAGTGATGATGTTTAGTCTTCCTGGATTTGCTCATGTGATTTCAGGTGTCagtccctctccttccctgaaaacaaaatgttttctttcctaGTCACGTtgtttttcttcatgttttcCTCTACTAAGTAAGTAATAACTTAATGTCTCAAAATGTTATctcttcttttcccctttttttatttttttccctagtgCTTTTGAAGCTTCAGAACAAGAAGGCCTACTCAGTGGGTTTGTCATTGGCCATGATTATGAATCAGCTCACTCCCTTACCTGTACCTTATACCAAACAACAAATACAAGAAGATAAACTTGGTCTCTGTCAATGTTGCAATGCAGTGGTGGACTTTGCTAAACCTTTTGTGAGTGAAGTTGTTAAAAATATGGAAAAGTCATCAGAATACAATGACATGGAGCTGAAAGAAGAATTAATAAAATTGTGAGCATTTTATGTTTGTCCTATATATTCCTGTAACTTAACAAAATGAATAGTAGGCATTTATTACATAGGTAGCAAATAAATAATCTTTTAGTGTTTTACAATGCTGCCAACATATATCTAACTAATGTGGTATTTTGATAAAGAACCCTAAACAGATCTTATATATTCATGCTTTCTATTTAGTAGAGGGAAATGGTAAAATGGAAATTAGttgctgcattgtgaagctgAGTTGGTATTCCTCTGTTCCTCAAATTTCCAACAGTGAGAACAATCATAGTCTGGAGGTGAAATCTAAATAAAGCTTCTACAGGAGATGTTgggtttttattcttttattctcCTTGGAGTACTTTGAATAGCAGCAGCTGATATGAGTATAGGCATTATTCTTGGTTATCAATGACACTATCATAGTCTGTATTTATGACTGTACTGGTGACTTATTCCACCCCTTTCTTTTCCAGCTGTATGCAAAGCCTGAAATACCCATTATTGGCAGCTCAGCTTGAGCACCTGGAGGGCATTGAGGAACATCCTTTTCGGCAGTTTGCCACTGAAATTACCGTGAGTGCAGTGGGAATGGATTACAGTGTGTGCAGAGCCAGTGGTCCAGTCCACCACTGCCTGTAATTGTTCTAGTGCTCATTTCCATTTCTGTATTGGTTAGTGGGGTGGCTTAATGGGCTGTGTAAGGTATATCCTGCCTTTCCTGTTGGGCACAGTCTGAAACCATGTTTTTAATGTTACTTATGAATtaccttctcttctctttctcagtAAACTTCTGTTTATGGCTTTAGGTAGTGAGAGCTGAAGCTAAGGTCAGTAAGTCATGCTTAGACTGTATGACATCGTGCATAATCCTATTTTTCCAAAATGTGCCATCCTGGATGTTGGGTTTGGACAACTCCAGAATAGTGAGCTGACCTTGATCTCCCCGTTTCTCTGTAATATGTTCAAGAGGAGTTACATTATGTTCTCAGCCACAGGGAGGGTGTGAGGGAGTAACCCCTGTAGTATTTCTGATTTGCAAATGTTAGGGGTTCCTTGTGTTGTGTATCATGAGAAAGAAAGGCCATACAAAGCAAATCTAACTTTAAATCAGGGCTTGCCTGTAGCAGCTAAATGTTGTGTTCCATATTGATTagtgagaaaaaacccaaatactGAGTTTTCTGTGATCTGAAAACCACAGAGATTTTATAATATAATGTTTTCATGAATTTATTGTTACTCAATGTTAGCATTGGGGATAAGGGAGCTGAACTAGGAATTTACAGTTGGTCTTCATTCTCTCTTTTGCTAACTTCTGTGTGCTTGACTTTGCTATCTTAGTAACATTTTTCTAACACTAGTTATTTTTCCTCCaggattttttgtgtgtgtttgtacaTATATCATAAATACCACATGTTTGTATTAATTAATATACTACAAACATACAATTTATATATTACAAGcatttatattaatttatatgcATGCTGTACAAGAGAATGTATGTAAATACAGTTAGAGCTTTAAAACTTAATTGACATACAGTTATTTTAAAGGCAACTATAGGaaatctgttttcattttttaggaCATTTTGTGTAATATGGGAGAATTGATACCATTAGTGTTTGTACATCATAAAGGCAAAAGTCCACACTGGGAGAATCAGGAGTTTGCAGACATAGAGCGAAAGAATTCTGCTGATTCTTTGGCATGTCTGTCATACCTGATGTTTGTTCAGCATTTTGGTGTTGAATGCTTTCCAGTGGTTTTTAGGTAAGAACTATTCTTTCTTGCTCATTGTAAGTCTGTACTTTGAAGATTCTTTCTGAATGGAAGAGAACTTTATTTGTGAATAGTTATGAATGAAAACTGTGTTTCAGTAGTGTTAATTTTATGTCAAAATTTGAGCATTTATATTTTATGTAACTTATGTTTCATAAGAACATACTCCTGCAGATTAGTCTAGTGTAGTTTAATTTTAGATGAACTGTTCTTTAATAGAAACTACTATGATTAGTCACGTGCTGAAAATTAATGTGCATTAATTGTTCATTTACATATCTATAGACAGTTTCCCCATAAGAGTTCTTAACAGTGATTTGACTTACAATTTttgtatatttaaaaatcaataattttagaaagagatttttattttttaaaatatattcattATGTGCAAATGTATATGGCTTATGCAGTTTAATGTAGCTGGATTCTTCTCTTCTAGCCCTTCATACCTTCTGCTGTGCAATATGACACATATTGAAGTGCTGCTGAAAAGGTAGAGTTTGCAGGTCTAGATAGTGAGTGTGATCTTTTACAGTAACTCATTAAAAAAATTTGAAATATTGGTAAGTTCAGAGGAGGTTTATAAACTTGAGTATTAAAATGGCAAGTTTCACTACAAGATATCTTCTCTTACTAAGAAGCAGAAGTTGTCTAaacatttatgtatttatattttgTATTGTGATACCATTTTTAGAAACTTTATTCTGAAAATGTAAAATTTGTTGTTTAAACACATGCAGAATAATTAGAGTGTATACTTACTTGCCCTTCTATAACAATATTACTAAAGGCAACTATTGTGAAAATATTATTTGGATGTATTCTGACATGATGTGCAAAATGATTAAAGGTCAGGCTTTCTAAAGGAAACCGAACTTTACTATATATTGTGATTATTTCACCCTCCATAAGCAGCAGTGATACCAAATGGCTTCTAGCACTGCTATGGAAGGCAAGTTTCCTATTCTGACTGtttataatttaattttctttggtAATCAGTGTCTCAATACCCGTGGGAAATGACACTGCTTTTGAGCAGGTATAAatactgaggggaaaaaagtaatttttgacTGTGAAGAGATTAGTCTAATGTTCAATTTCTCATCAGCAAGTTTATTCCAAAAATATTTGGGAAGAGTAACAAAGATCCTATatttaaaaaatggaattaaaattGTTGAGGGACAAGTTCTTGTTAACCTCTGTTCTTCTATTTCTTCTGAAATAACAGCTGTCTTTTTCACaatttaatctgatttttttttctagaacAGAAGAATCTGTATTATCTAAAGGACTTGTaagttgttttttaaaatttttaaatttttgatgttacaatgttttattttttcagtttgaGGAACGGTAAAACTTCTGTTTATCCTTCTAGGAGAGGTATAAATGATAGTTCAGATAATagtttcagaaatattttgaGGCTTAAGTATTTTTCAGTCATACAAATACCTGTATTTATTTAACTTTACAGTCCTGCATAAATGTTTAAGTTACAGCTATCACTTATAATTGCAGCTGCTTATCTGAATGAGTATTTCTGAGTGAAGGCTGTTTTAGCAATGAAATGTTAAGCTGATAGTGTTCTGTATATGTGCATACTGTTgacatctttcttttcttttccacacCTGCAGGATCTGTTTGAGAGCTGTTTATTGAGAATGGAAGATAACAGCCTTCTCCATCACTATTTAGAACTCAGAGGCTTTATTAATGTACCTCAGGTAATAAAAAGCAGCATACAGGAGTCTTCAAAGTTTGATTAGAAATCATGCCTAGCTGTCCTCTGGGTGTTTGAGAAGAGGCATCCTACTGGACCTTTACACACCTGTGCTCTTAAATTGAAACCTTCAGTGTCTTGCTGTACAGAATTGTCTTTGCTACCTGCTGCAGCATGAAGTTCAGTGACAATTCCAACACACCCAGTGGATGTGCAGGTCACTGAAGGTGCAGGTGGGCACAGATTTAGGTGAAAGGTGGTGCTTGCTCATTTTTGTCTCCTCCTTGCCAGCCTTGGCTACGTTCTTACCTGCCCTGCAACCAGCAGCTCAGGAATAGTGTTCTTGCAGATCAGCCCTGGGATTCTGACTGCTGAAGAAAGCATGAATTTCTCTGATGAGAATCTTCTATTCCCTGGACATTGCCAatgttctgtgggttttttgtttggtttgtttttttaaagtcttGAGTAGATTATTATGTTACATCACACTGACTATAATCTGTACGTAATTATAAATTGTATTTCCTTTCTCTGACTGCAGGATTTGGTGAAAATTATGaccctttgtcccatggagcaTATGGTATGTTAAGTTGCCTACAGAATCAGTTGGATTCTGAATGCTGAGTTAATTTTTTTTAGAATTAATCTGAAATGTCTCTGTTTTCTTTAGAGAAAGAAGAGTTTAAATGTTTTGCAGTTGTTCATAGACAAGTTTGATACAGAAGGAAAATACACATTATTCAGGTAAGCATCCAAGCACCAAAGGCAGTTTGTGTAATCTCAGCCCTAGTGCATCTTAATTGTATCAATACATTGATCTCTGACAGAATTTCCATCTGATAAGCCACATTAATTTTACTATGTTAATATTTTGATAAATCATGAATTTCAATTGTCTCTTATAAAATTAGCTGTCTTATGTAAGCCAGTGTTTAAAGGTTACATAGTCATACTGTTCTTCCTTGGTAAAACTCCCACTTAGCTCAAAACTTAGATAACATTGACTAACTCTAGGGGCAGCTTTAAAGAGACAAtatctttgttttgtttgtttgaaggTGTTTACTGAAGACAAGCAACCATGCTGGTGTGGAAGGATacattattaaaaatataaaggatCAGATTCACTTAGCATTAACGGTGAGGCTGTTACCAATAAAATCCAAGTTGTCTTCTCAAAATTCTGTCAGTGTGATATTGAGAAAATGTCTACAGCTTAAACTTCTAGTGGTACATTAAAAAAATGCACTTTAAAAAGACACATAAGAttagaaaattttttaaaaaccatTACTTTTGCTTTTTCTGTTCATGCATATTTAGGTTATAATTTTAcagttgtatttttaattgtggTATCTTATTGTATTTTTCTAAGAAGTTACTGCCTTTTCTGTGCTCGAAAATACATTTCTCTCTTAAAGTGAAACTGCTCAGTACATTGTTTTATCCCTGCAGTTcctcatttttaaaatataattcaaATACTACAGTTCAGATagaattattaattttttctttgcttttatgaTGACAGTCAGCGTTTTATTATGAGTGCTTTGCAAATGATAAATCCATCAGGAAGAGCTGGGCTAGATCAAAGCCATTTTAATCTCATATTCTATAATAATTATACCAGAAAGTTGGGAAAATTAATTAAAACTATATTATTAACTTTCTACTATACAGTTTCAGAATTCTCTTACT includes:
- the GLMN gene encoding glomulin isoform X2; amino-acid sequence: MPEEHSQTLMAVDELQAIIQRCQILEEADFKGEDFNLFQVAGQKCLEDGYAAQLLEVIQNEKNKVIIKNMGWNLISPLVRCIFMYKQEDDKREHCLRILDQLAQLCNPKELFLGLLEQIEQTSGEQVCQTVMLLLQPLQTVLLKLQNKKAYSVGLSLAMIMNQLTPLPVPYTKQQIQEDKLGLCQCCNAVVDFAKPFVSEVVKNMEKSSEYNDMELKEELIKFCMQSLKYPLLAAQLEHLEGIEEHPFRQFATEITDILCNMGELIPLVFVHHKGKSPHWENQEFADIERKNSADSLACLSYLMFVQHFGVECFPVVFRTEESVLSKGLDLFESCLLRMEDNSLLHHYLELRGFINVPQDLVKIMTLCPMEHMRKKSLNVLQLFIDKFDTEGKYTLFRCLLKTSNHAGVEGYIIKNIKDQIHLALTEYDNIWFTGHHLISLLDLVLSLPEGAETDLLQNSDRVMASLNLLRYLVIKDCESDNQTGVWTTLGKIEQNFLKPLRVGLNMSKAHYEAEIKNKKENRKEAHSSNTVCSVTVGGEKMPAMTTGMQLQVLHSALFTFDLIESVLARVEELIEVKTKAVMDENS
- the GLMN gene encoding glomulin isoform X1, with the translated sequence MPEEHSQTLMAVDELQAIIQRCQILEEADFKGEDFNLFQVAGQKCLEDGYAAQLLEVIQNEKNKVIIKNMGWNLISPLVRCIFMYKQEDDKREHCLRILDQLAQLCNPKELFLGLLEQIEQTSGEQVCQTVMLLLQPLQTVLLKLQNKKAYSVGLSLAMIMNQLTPLPVPYTKQQIQEDKLGLCQCCNAVVDFAKPFVSEVVKNMEKSSEYNDMELKEELIKFCMQSLKYPLLAAQLEHLEGIEEHPFRQFATEITDILCNMGELIPLVFVHHKGKSPHWENQEFADIERKNSADSLACLSYLMFVQHFGVECFPVVFSPSYLLLCNMTHIEVLLKRTEESVLSKGLDLFESCLLRMEDNSLLHHYLELRGFINVPQDLVKIMTLCPMEHMRKKSLNVLQLFIDKFDTEGKYTLFRCLLKTSNHAGVEGYIIKNIKDQIHLALTEYDNIWFTGHHLISLLDLVLSLPEGAETDLLQNSDRVMASLNLLRYLVIKDCESDNQTGVWTTLGKIEQNFLKPLRVGLNMSKAHYEAEIKNKKENRKEAHSSNTVCSVTVGGEKMPAMTTGMQLQVLHSALFTFDLIESVLARVEELIEVKTKAVMDENS